The genomic stretch AGAGACAAAATAgggaaacagaaaaaaaaacacaaaatgACCCATGCAGAGATTGTGTAGGAAAAAGGGAAAAACACAAAGCGGGGGAAAagttaagaaaagaaaaacacaaagCGGGGGAATAGTTAAAAAAAGAAAGCACAAAATGAAAaaagaatttaaaaaaaaatataaagcaGAAAATGGAAAAAAATGGCCCATGCAGGTCTCGAACCTGCGACCTTCGCGTTATTAGCACGACGCTCTAACCAACTGAGCTAATAGGCCAATgcgctaaaaaattttgcattgTGCCTAATAACAAGTAGATTAACCAGTTCAGTCATGCATAAACTAGCTTTATTGTTTTGCAAAAACAAACCTGTTCTTTGATGTGAGAATCGGCctcttgatggattgctagaTCCGTTTTACTATTTCCAACCCTAAGAAAAAGAAGTGTAGAGGTTGTACATAGATTTTGTGTGGTTTCCTAGGTCGTGTTTAGTTCCTGatgtgaactaactaggctcaaaagattcgtcttgtcaatttcgaccaaactgtgaaattagtttttattttcacatatatttgacggagaatcttaaaaaattttgggtttttgagtgGAAGTAAACTAGGCCCTAATCGTCAAGAACAACACAAGAGATACAAGTATGTGAGAGCAGTCATCTCTTCAGTAGTCATTACAGGTAGTACACATATAGCCTTCAAGGGCAAATATGGTAAGCCTCCAAAGCATACATGGTATGGACATATATGGTAAGCCTCCAAAGCATACTATATGGTATGGACATATATCTGTGGCTGGCTTCAAGACATGCCCATCAGTCCTTTAACAGAGGAATTCTTAACATTCCATTCATCGCTTTTATTGACACCCTCACCGCGCGGCGCGCGGTCTTTGGCAACCCGTCCGGGCGGTACTGATGAGTGAGGCCGCGCGCGCGGAGCCGCCGGACAGCCGGGACCGGGACCGGGGCCGGGGCAGACGGACGCTGGCCGCACCACCCTACGCACGGACACACACGGAACGCAGCTGTACGCCTGAACGTGGCGTGGTCCATGCACGCCGCTCGCTTCAGagcgcagagagagagagatggccCCGCCCCGCGTCGCCAGTTGCGTGACAGCCGAGCTCAGCCACCCCGTCCCGTCCGTCTGCCATGCGCCGGGGAGTAGCTAGGGAAGCGGGCGCGATCGCGTCGACCGGCCGGCACGTGAACGCGGCGGTGGTCCGCTCAGGCTGCTACGACCTCCTGCTCGTCAGCTGATGCCTCGGAAGCCAAGCTATTTCCTTCACCCCGGTGCCGCCTCGGGTAGTAGAGCTACGGATGTGCCGGCCTCGGGTGGCAACATGCGTTGCATGTGCGTGTGATCGATCCTCTGCTGTGCCACTGTGTGATTGCGATCGCGACTGACCATCCAGCGAGCATCCCAATTCTCTCCTCATTAACAGcagtttgtttctttttttaataTGGTTCGGGACTTGTGGCCGGCCGGTACCACGAATGATGATAGAGCCgagagaggaaaaaaaaaaaaaaaacatgtgagCATCAACTAGTCGTACGGCGTGTTTCAAATACTGATGACCTGACCTGACTCTGATCTTGCCTGCGCACACTTCGGCAGGGCACGCAACACTTGCACTTTTCGGGGACGGCCCTGACGTGCAGCCGCACCTAGAAGAATCTGTGACCGCCGAGCCCGCCCGACCCGAGACCgagagatgccatgccatgccatgccgtCCGTGCGCGTGTGCGCCGCATGTGCCGCTTACGAGTACTCGGCGAATCCTACTGTAACGAGAGCTTATTTAAAGGCATAATCCCGACTCTTTGCAAAGTTACAACCACTACTGTACGTCCCGGAGCTTTTGCCTGTGCAGGTGCCTCGGCCTCGCATTGAGAAACTGGATGGCCTGTTTGTTTATTGTGTGGTAACAGAGCAACGGTCGTCAGCGCGCGACCGTCGATCTGGCGTCTAGCGCAAGCACGATCGGTGCAAATCGAAGTGTCAACAGAAATCGATAGCACTGATTCGCCCGGGACAGTGATTTGGTCAGATGCCAAGCGGTTTGAAACTGAAATCAATTCTTTTCATGGAAGTGCCAGCGCTAGTTCTGATCTGGACTCTGGTTattgccttgtttaggccttgtttagttcacctaaaaactaaaaaattttcaagatttctcgtcacatcaaatcttatggtacatgcatgaagcattaaatacacagtttgcctgtaaattatttttatttatatttaatgctttatgcatgcaccgtaagattcgatgtgacgaagaatctaaaattttttcaaccATTTGGAATCCCTAAAGTTGGTATATGGTTGCTGGTTTAAAAAACCGCATGTTTTTCTCATTATCAACATACGGCTATATGTAGGCATTCTATTAACAGTGGTGATGATGAAATATATACATATGTGTTTTTTCCCGGATACATGAGGTTCCCGTATTGCTTGTTGCTGTTGTCACCAGCTCAGAAATGCCACCGCGTCTTCTTGCGCGCGATGTGTCAGCAGGCCACACAGGCAGGAAGCGGGGTGAGGATGCCGACGATCATGCAGTCACGGTCTACTCTACGTACACTACTACTAGAACAAATCcaggggagggagagggaggacgATGGAGGGAACAAGTGTTTCTAGAGCTTCTACGATTGCAATGGCGTTTTCCAGGGGCGCTTTCGATCAGTGCCGTCGTTTATTCAACTATGACGACACGCTTAACAGAATTTCATGTCATTTCAGTCTACCATTTACGACCGATGCAAACCATTTGGACCGCGCGCACGCACCGCGATTTTACAGTAATAACCAACCGCGCTACCCTCACCGAATTTACAGTAAAAACTACGACGGGAATTGGGATACCTAGCCCTAGCTGCTGCAGCTGATATTGCTCTCCtcactgccgctgccgctgccgctgccgctgctccTGCTGCCGTCCGCGTTGCAGCTGTCACTCTGATTGTTCTCTTCCGCGGCGCGCCACGCGGACGCCGAGAAGAGCGGCCGCCCGTGCCAGCCCAGTGTCAGGCACCCTTCGGCCTCCTCCACGCAGTGCCCTTCCCCGGAGAAGAGCCCCACCAGCATCCGCGCCTGCCGCAGCGCGTTGGCGCCCAGCGGCACGGCGGCCAGCCCCGCCCGACCCAGCCTGTCCCGCCACCGCCACAGCGGCTCGTGCCGTTCCCTGCGGTCCGCGCCCTCGCCGCACACGATGTCGCAGATCTCGCGCTCCAGgtacgcctccgccgccgcgtcgcccgcgccgccgctcgccgcgtCCAGGGAGTCGAACACCGCCGAGTAGTAGAAGAGCGCCTCCGTGAACCGGTCCAGGAAACCCGGCTTGTTGTGGTCGGCCTCCTGCTCCACGACCGTCAACACCTTGGGGCGCACGGAGGCGACGCAGTCGAGGACGGCGTCGATGGGCGCGCGCGGCCGGGCGTCGTCGGCCGAGAAGGAAGCGTCGTCGGCGAGGAGGCGGTGGAGCTGGAGCACGGAGTTGACGGCGACGGCCTCGCCCTGCGCcacctgcagcatccatgggcGCACCTCGTCGAGGCGGTTGGCGGCCACGCCGCGGAAGGAGAAGTGGACGCGCACGGAGCGGGCGAGGTCGGCGAGGCGGACCCCGACGTCGCGGAGGTCGTCGCGGCCGGGTGGGGAAGGCGGGCCAATGCCGGTGAGGCGGAGCGACGGCGGGCCACCGGGGCGGAGCGCCAGGGCCTGGATCAGCGCGGGCCACTGGAGGCCCTGCATCAGGCTGAAGTCGATGATGTGGACGTGCCTGCAGCCCTGGACGGCCTCGAGGATGGCCTGGTTGGCCGTGAAGTGCGCGAACTTGAGGTACGGCCCGGCCTCGTAGAAGCGGTGGTAGAGGAAGGCGTGGTCGGCGGCGACTTCGGCGGCGGGCGGGGCCGGAGGCGGAGGCGAAGGCGTGGGAGGAGGGAACAGGCGGCGGGACAGCGCGGCGGTGAAGTGGACGGCGACGCGGCCGATGCCGGAGGCGGGGGAGACGGCGGCGAGCGCGGCGTGCGCGTCGGCCAGGTGCGCCGACGCGCCCGCGTGGTCGCCCGCCTCCACGGCGCCCGCGCAGCTCATGAGGAGGTGCACCAGGCGGATGcccgcggcctcctcctcctcccgccgCATCGCCGCCAGCGCCGCGGCGAAATCGGGCAGCGCCTCCATGTGCGGCATCGCGTGCATGTCCGCCGCGGAGTCCGCGTAGTAcgcagcagcagcgaccccgGCGGCGTCGGGCACCGCGGTGGGCAGCGGAGGCAAGGTGACGTCGTCGAGCCCAGGATCCGCCTCGGGCCACTGGAAGGGGAACGACGCGCCGCCCATGGCCATGGGTCGGTCGGTGAgaggggtgtgtgtgtgtggcgcGGTGGCGTGCTCTGCTCTGTGAACGAAGCGGTCAGCAGCGGCTTCGCGCTTGGCGGGCGGTGAGTGATGGAGTAGTGAGgtgggggtggggtggggggatGACGATGACGACCGGGTGGGTGCGGTGCGGGCGGGGGCGAGGGGAGGGGTTAAGGGGAGGGAGGTCCGTCGGGAGGTGAGGTGACGTCGGAAATGTGGGGGGAGGTCGGTTACACGTGGAGAGGCGGGCAGGAGCACGGGGCGGACGGGGACACGTAGGCCTCGGGAAGGATTCAGAGGCGGGCGAGCGGTCCGAGGCGCCGTGGGGGCGGCCTGCCTGCTCCTTCTGTCAATTCCTGTTTCCTCATCTTGTCTGTGCGGATCTCGCTCGCGCGTCTGGGACTGGGGACGACGGACGGAGCCACGGAGGAGTGTGCAATCCCGTAACTGCACACGGATTTTATACTCGTAGAATACACAAACACAGCTGCTGACGAGAGATAGTACGTAGAGATACCAGGGGCGGGGCATCTAAGTTTCCTCGCCTTCACCTTCTCAAACTGAAGCCCCCTTTAGAGCATCCGCAAGAGATTCTCTCCTAATATAGTGTTTACCAACTCCTAaattaatatatataaaaaataaattatctctaaaatttttctatatttgatatattttttttctacgaCTCGGTTTTATATTTTGTATCAGGACTTCTAAATTTATTTCTGTACATGTTTAAGCTCTTCGACCATATCTTTCTCTCTTATGTTTTTCTCACTTGAAATATTGTCTTTCTTCATGCTTATTAGATGGACTGAGAAACTCCAGAAATGTTTGCAAGGTAGGAAAAGATGAGGAAGGAAGATATCAAACTATTAAAGAgtgttttttcttattttactaAAAAGTTAAGGATGGGAGAGTCTGATGATAAAGtgttagagatgctcttacaaTCCAAAACTAACATTTTTTTAGCTGCCCCATCGAATATTTAACATATGTatgaaatactaaatatagattaaaaattaattaattatttagtttacatatattttatgaaataaatttttaaaatttaattaatttataattaaatactaaTAGTAATAGTTATAAATGTGTTATAATACTTCAAAATTTTTCTTTTCCCGATCTAAACAAGTCCTGAGcgaaaaactaacattgtttgaaaatttttggttccGCCACTGGATCAGATCTGAATAGCCCGTTATTCAATTACACCGTGATGGAATACACCCAGACTCGAGACAAACACCTTCTGTTCCAATACGTGAACCAAACGTTATCTCACCACAAACGTGCCTGTAACTCCGAGACAATGAAAGACATAACCATTGTGAAACGTGTATTATTCGTTGATAGTTGGTTAGATGAAAGCAAATATTGTTATGATGAGGATGTTGAACGTTTACGCTATTGGTGTGCCGAACTGCCAATCACACAAGAAATTCGACTAGACACATGGGACATCAAAGACTTTTCACATCTAGTATTAGACCATACTTTTGTTTAATACATGGATGTTGGTCCGTTGTAAACACACTTCCCTGCAACCTACTCAATCGACCGCTGTCGTGGTGAGTGGTGACAAACATTTTATTCTCAAACTACTATTTAGATTTTATCATGGAAAAAGTGACACCAATATGAGACATTTTGACTCTATACAATTGATTGGCTAAAATGTTAGTAGGCAATTATATACAAATCAACTGCTTCTGCCGTTCACCATCCTGCAATATAGTTTATAGACATTCAAAAATTGCACCCAAATAGAATGGACTTTTTTAGGTGGGTGTGTGGGGGATATAGGACAAATCAATACTTAACATTTATCAAACAATCTCCTTTATTCACGCATTCAACACGTGGAAATTAAATTGATTAGAAAATGAAGTGAGGTTACATGCATGTTTTATAACTTTTCTCTTAATCCTTCTTATAAAATATGTTGCGAGTACTTGTATATTGTTCAATCGGTCTCTTCTTTAGCAGCTCTAGTTCCATCCTTCCTTATCTTGAAAGTTAGCGTCGACCGTACCCCGTGTTTCTCCATCCACGCACTTGCCATTTTGCCATGACCCATGGTTGCCAAGTTCCACACTACCCATTGATGTGCTCTTCTTTGACGTTGGCGATTATCTGTACAAAAAGCACTAAGGCCGGGAATGGTCAATTTGCTTCAGAGAAATCACAACGTgtcaatggcacatttgtgacgACTAGATTATCACAAGTGAACCTTTTTTGGACGATGATCAAGGAAAAGGTAATTATGTATTAAAGTTTATGATGTATTTGAAAGTTATATATTGTGCTCAAGCAAAAAACAAAATCTACATATATCTTAATATTCACGTAACGTTCATTTTCTCCATAAGTTCTTTTTGTGTTTTGCTAAGAGTTGCAGTCTCGATCTGAGGATGTCCACAAAAAGAAATGCAATTCTCACATTTTGAGAAGTCAAATAGTCTCAAGTTTGGCTAAAAGTATACTCCCACCGTATatgatttagaagtcgtttaggacagtgACACAATCTAAAAAAACAACTTTgacatcttatttttataaaaatgtttagaaaaatgatatttgtatacttttatgaaagtatttttcaagacaaatctattcatataatttcacATTtgtaaactcaacaatttaaaaattattgatgatttatgttcccaatgtttgacccaaactttgtccaaaacgacttttaAATCCTACACGGAGGGAGTATGAAAATGCACTAACATTCATGAGAtaaaataaatatcattagattacttataaaatatgtttttataataaatttattttgagatataaatataaataatatttattataaacttGATTAAAGTTGGGCTACTTAGACTGACATGTTTCATATAATTGCTTTTTtagacagagggagtagtatTAAGCAATAAATGCTGTGCCACAATTAACCACAGCCATTGTGGCAATGCAACTCAAGCAAAGATTTTCTAAATCCACCCaaaggggtgtttggttggaggtgttaatgtttaacaggtactgtcactttttcattttatttgataattagtgtcgaattataaactaattaggtttaaaatatttgtctcataaattattctctaactgtgtttttagtttcagaaataatatatatttaatactttatgcatacatCCAAACTCGATGTGATGGGTGTTAAACCTTAACAGGtccaaccaaacagggcctaatttTAAGGTGTACCTTAGGAGAATAAATAAGAGTAAAACTCACTAGTTGTCCCTAAATTTGGATGGTTGTGTCATCTGGGTTCATAACTTGCGAATGTTGATTTATAGGTTCCTAAATACAAGAATTCACAAGTAAACTTATATCTAACGAGTGGAacaatagagaccggtaataatAATACTTAATACAAATACACATTGGGTCTTTCACTAGAAAAACACATACGGGTCTTTTCCGTAATTCCCTCCACGGAGCAGAAATTTGGTCATGCGGGTCCAGGGTCACAGGACGGACGTTCAGGTCGTTAGCCTCGGATGCAGCCGCCTGTGGTCCAAAAGAGAAGCGCAGAACAGAAATGAGGGCTGTGCCTGTACTGGACCCGTGGATCAGGTGGTCCGGACGCGTCGTTGCACGGAGGGTACCCCCTGTTGTAACTAGAATTTGCTGATAGACGCATGCACCCGTACTTACCCCCAGCATCGTCCCCTAATATGGCTTACCTTGCAGCACTGCCGAAAGCACAAGCTCACCTAATTAAGCTCATGTAGCCTTTggtcttgttcagttcgcaaaaacatgtgaaaaacggcactgtagcactttcgtttttatttgacaaacattgtccaattatagagtaattaggcctaaaagattcatctcgcggtttacagatgaactgtgcaaatagtttttgttttcatgtatatttaatgcttcatgcatgtgccgcaagattcgatttgacggggaatcttgaaaaattttgcgaactaaacaaggcctttgtcatTTTGGCACACACATAGACATGCCGTACCCAGGAGCAGGAGCACATGGCACCAACCGAATAATTTCAGCAACCGTCTCCACGTCTGAAAATCCCAGTCACGGAAACACAGAGCTTTTCTATCCTCCAAAAATGTGAAAACGTTCCCTTTTCTCTCCGTTTCCTTTCTCCTCTggggaaaaaaaaatcagaaaatgATGCTGCTGCACGGAAGCAAGAGCCGGTGGTGGCTGGCAAGGCTGGAAGATGCTCCCGTCAGCGTCGAGCGGCGATGGTCCCCGAGACTCTTTTTCtgcgtgctgctgctgcacggcacggcccggccggaacggaacggtccttgctGCTGTTGCTTCAGCCAGTCGGTTGCGGCTTTCTATCTTCGTccttgtttacttcaaaaaAATTTTACGCCTTTTGACAGTGTTTCTCTCCAGCTTTAGCTCTAACTTCTCTAGAAGAATACTGCGAAACGATTttttaagaaactattttgagtAAAAAGTAGAAAAGTCAGAGTTGTTTTGGTGAAGCCATAATTTATGGCTTCATCAAAACGGCTTCGGTTTCTCTAGAGGAGCCTTGCCAAACATatcttaaattttttaaaattctccatcctatcgaatcttgcaacacatgcataaagcattgaatatagataaaaacaaaactaattgcataatttatctgtaatataCAAGACGAATCgtttaaacttagttagtctataattgaatgatatttattaaatacaaacaaaaatattataatgTCCATTGTGTAAAGAAatttgtaactaaacaaggccttggacaGCGCCGGCCGGCCCTGAAGATTTTCCATTATTCGAGGGTCGACCGTGTAGCGAGGGCCTTGATTTGCGGTGCAAGTTTCAGATCAGGGCAGGGCAGTTAGATGTGCTAAAAGTCTATCGACTTGCCGTAAAACCGTGCGGGCGCTTCTAACTTTGCCCGTGAAGGGTCGCTATCGGTCTTGACAAAACGGAGGAGAGCTGCTGACTCTGATGAATTCGAAAGGTACAAATCAGAAAATCACCTCCCATACGAAGGGAAAGCCGGAAAGCTACCTCTTTCAGACGTAAGCATGAAATAGAAAGCATTGCCGGGAGAAGTCAAAGACGTGATCAAAATTTTCGAAACAACGGTTGCATTTTGGGTATGTGGGAGTATATATGGGATTGGAAGTATTCCTCTTGTGGGTTCCAGAAGTTTTGTAGCGAATTTTGTGCGTAGCAAGTGGCCCTTAAGGTGGTTCAATATTAGTACTAATTAACATcgcatttctctctctctctctctttgctGCCTTGTATATTTATCATGCATACTACTGCGTAGTGTAGCACATGAGCTACGGTGGAACAGGAAACTGAGTGATGGATGAAACGGATCAAGCAAGGATGATAGGTAATCAGATACTACTCTTCAGACAGCGGCAACACGGATGGATGCGAGTTCAACATCGTAAACCAGACGCTCCTGTTTGGGCTCCGTGCTGTCCGTGTCCCACTGCTGCTGCTAGTCGTACCACGGCATTACCAGAAAAAAACACCTCTACGGCCTACTGCCAGCGGCAGGCACCAGTCGCGAGCGGCGCGCCGGTGAGATAACCAGTGACGAGTTGTTTAGTTACACAAAAATTTTTAATCCAGCTACTgcactatttttattttatttagtgattagtttttgattatggactaattagacttaaaaaatttgtctcacgatttataatcaaattgtgtaattagtatttatttttgtctatatttaatgctccatatatgttctaaagattcgatgtgatggataaaaaaattatgggtggaaaactaaacaaggcctgagtcctCACCGAcagttatttaacaattatagcactttcgtttatatttagcaattattgtccaactatagactagttaggctcaaaaaataaaaaatttatcttgcaaattatagataaattttgtacttaattatttttatctatatttaatgtagcATGCatgtgatgtgacgaggaatcgtAAAAATTTTTGGTAACGTTCTCTTGGTGAAAAGTGTTTTTAgtactgtaacatttttttgtatttagcaattattattaaatcatgaactaactaggttcaataaattcatctcgtaaattacatccaaactatttaattaattatttttatatttatatttaatactccatgcatacaccATAAGATTTACTACGACGGAGAATTAAAAAAGGTTTTAAATTTTAGATTAGATGCAACTAAAGGAGGCCCCAAGTGAAACATGACCGGAAGAAGCCCAAGCCCGCAGCTATGTtagagcaggtacaataatgggtttatagccaagctaatgctgatgtggaggagagaagagaggagagagatgatagcttggctcttAGTTAAGCACCAAGCTGGGCACGGATGCATAGGTAGTAGTGGGCCCAAAAAGCAAATATTGtgagaagaaagaagaaagagaatgtgttttagagacaagtaggagacaacttattgtataacttggctctaattatttggcttatagccaagcacttGGCTCTAATATTGACCTTGCTCTTAGCAGTAAACATCAACCTGTCGTTATTGCGCTAAAAGCGCGTGTCCTATCAGAGTGTGAGATTAATTAGGTGGTGAGTAGCGTCACGGCGCACGACGCCATTGGCCATTGGTGTGCTAGTCATCTATCCGTTCATGCTTTATagttgaggtggaggagagagaagaagagagagagtaaaagcaGACTATAAATTTACAGTCTGATCAGAcacaaaaaatcaaaaaaaaatgtgAGATAGATAAGTggaccatgtattaatagtgataaGTTAATCATTAT from Sorghum bicolor cultivar BTx623 chromosome 3, Sorghum_bicolor_NCBIv3, whole genome shotgun sequence encodes the following:
- the LOC8058233 gene encoding DELLA protein DWARF8; translated protein: MAMGGASFPFQWPEADPGLDDVTLPPLPTAVPDAAGVAAAAYYADSAADMHAMPHMEALPDFAAALAAMRREEEEAAGIRLVHLLMSCAGAVEAGDHAGASAHLADAHAALAAVSPASGIGRVAVHFTAALSRRLFPPPTPSPPPPAPPAAEVAADHAFLYHRFYEAGPYLKFAHFTANQAILEAVQGCRHVHIIDFSLMQGLQWPALIQALALRPGGPPSLRLTGIGPPSPPGRDDLRDVGVRLADLARSVRVHFSFRGVAANRLDEVRPWMLQVAQGEAVAVNSVLQLHRLLADDASFSADDARPRAPIDAVLDCVASVRPKVLTVVEQEADHNKPGFLDRFTEALFYYSAVFDSLDAASGGAGDAAAEAYLEREICDIVCGEGADRRERHEPLWRWRDRLGRAGLAAVPLGANALRQARMLVGLFSGEGHCVEEAEGCLTLGWHGRPLFSASAWRAAEENNQSDSCNADGSRSSGSGSGSGSEESNISCSS